Proteins encoded within one genomic window of Synechococcus sp. PCC 7335:
- a CDS encoding transposase, whose protein sequence is MKDWLGQDCPWVHLGHLTTCCWMVFALIQTGSVSLSKWATYLPCRGFYAQSKQRRVRRWLGNSRINIHRLYKPLIQAALSTWEAESLYLCLDTSLFWKQYCLIRLAVVYRGRSIPLAWRVLEHNSASVAFEAYEELLKQSAQYLPSKATVILLADRGFVHTRAMKLMQQLGWHYRIRIKSDTWLWRPGSGWCQPKSFHLERGKALGFHHIRLHRQEKYGPVHVIIGRNNINGEFWAVVSDQPTSPQTFVEYGLRFDIEEGFLDDQSSGWNLQRSEIRCVIDLSRLWFVLAVATLYVTAQGVDVVQSGRRRWIDTHWARGNSYFRIGLE, encoded by the coding sequence TTGAAAGACTGGTTGGGTCAAGACTGCCCTTGGGTCCATCTAGGCCATCTGACAACCTGCTGTTGGATGGTGTTTGCCCTAATCCAAACCGGCAGCGTTAGCCTGAGTAAATGGGCAACCTATTTGCCCTGTCGCGGTTTCTATGCCCAAAGTAAACAAAGACGGGTGCGGCGCTGGCTGGGCAATAGCCGCATCAACATTCACCGATTGTATAAACCGCTGATTCAAGCAGCCTTATCGACTTGGGAAGCGGAAAGTCTTTATCTTTGTTTAGATACATCATTGTTTTGGAAGCAGTACTGCTTAATCCGGCTAGCCGTGGTGTATAGAGGCCGCTCTATTCCTCTGGCTTGGCGAGTTCTAGAACACAACAGTGCCTCTGTTGCGTTTGAAGCATATGAAGAACTACTCAAGCAGTCCGCTCAATACCTGCCTTCAAAAGCAACCGTAATTCTGTTGGCTGACCGCGGCTTTGTACATACCCGTGCAATGAAGCTTATGCAACAACTCGGCTGGCATTACCGAATCCGCATCAAAAGTGACACCTGGCTTTGGCGACCGGGTTCCGGTTGGTGTCAACCCAAATCATTCCACTTAGAGCGGGGCAAAGCACTTGGTTTTCACCACATCAGATTGCATCGTCAGGAAAAATACGGCCCAGTGCATGTCATCATCGGGCGCAACAACATCAATGGTGAGTTTTGGGCGGTGGTCAGTGACCAGCCAACTAGCCCGCAAACCTTTGTAGAATATGGACTGCGCTTTGATATTGAAGAAGGATTTTTAGACGACCAGTCCAGTGGCTGGAATCTACAACGCTCTGAGATTCGCTGCGTCATTGACCTCTCTCGGCTATGGTTCGTACTCGCAGTGGCCACCCTCTACGTTACTGCTCAAGGGGTAGACGTGGTGCAATCAGGTCGTAGACGGTGGATTGATACCCATTGGGCTAGGGGCAACAGCTATTTCCGCATCGGATTGGAGTGA
- a CDS encoding IS4 family transposase produces the protein MSANQAIPLSWRLMENLGNSDYVEQTQLLTKALPMLSANKIVVLGDREFCSVDLARWLGEKGHYFCLRQKQSTWMKAGETDWQKLTTLGLRPGTQGFYNALTLTKSKGFGAAHLVGKWKRRYQSFAPAEPWFILTSLDTLDVAIWAYQKRFDIEEMFRDFKLGGYSLERCRAQDKRFLSIVLLVAIAYTCATSQGQTLKQKALQKYIARPERYDQPNKRHSAFYIGLAAHRWVPFWPRCQQQVFELLVLDRNKLPYHLKDLKAMDAVLSAF, from the coding sequence TTGTCAGCCAATCAGGCCATTCCCCTCTCCTGGCGGTTGATGGAGAATTTAGGAAACTCTGACTACGTGGAACAAACACAGCTGCTGACCAAAGCGCTGCCGATGCTCTCGGCGAATAAAATTGTCGTGCTGGGTGACCGTGAGTTTTGCTCGGTTGACCTGGCCAGATGGCTGGGTGAAAAAGGTCATTACTTCTGTTTACGGCAAAAGCAATCCACTTGGATGAAGGCAGGCGAGACAGACTGGCAAAAACTTACGACTCTAGGGCTGCGACCGGGTACGCAAGGCTTTTACAACGCTCTCACCTTGACCAAAAGTAAGGGCTTCGGTGCGGCTCATCTCGTTGGCAAGTGGAAACGGCGCTATCAAAGTTTCGCGCCCGCAGAACCCTGGTTTATCCTGACCAGTCTCGATACACTCGATGTGGCTATTTGGGCCTACCAGAAGCGCTTCGATATTGAAGAAATGTTCCGCGATTTTAAGCTCGGCGGCTACTCGCTAGAGCGTTGTCGCGCACAGGATAAGCGGTTTCTGTCAATTGTTCTACTCGTTGCCATTGCCTACACCTGCGCCACTAGCCAAGGTCAAACCCTCAAGCAAAAGGCGCTACAAAAGTACATCGCAAGACCTGAGCGCTACGACCAACCCAACAAAAGACACAGTGCTTTTTACATCGGGCTAGCGGCTCATCGATGGGTTCCTTTTTGGCCTCGTTGCCAGCAACAAGTCTTCGAGTTGTTAGTGCTCGACCGCAATAAACTGCCCTATCATTTAAAGGATCTTAAGGCTATGGACGCTGTCCTCTCTGCTTTCTAG
- a CDS encoding M20 family metallopeptidase: MLPTIQKLAHKLTPRLVEIRRHIHAHPELSGQEYKTAAYVSGVLSSYGYHVQEMVGKTGVVAELKGKTAPDDNVLAIRADMDALPILEKADISFISKSPGIMHACGHDVHTTVGLGTAMLLSELTDAGDRPFLSTTRFLFQPAEETAQGAKWMIADGVMKDVAAILGLHTFPSIPAGNIGLRQGALTAAADDLEIIIKGESGHGARPHEAVDAIWIAAQVITQLQQSISRTINPLHPAVITIGQISGGRAPNVIADQVRLTGTVRSLHADTHALLPGWITNIAKAICSLHGATCTVKYTRGCTSVLNDIDLTNLIAACATEALGGDRIQWIPDASMGAEDFANFTDMVPGTMFRLGVGFPDRDINHPLHHSQFEVDESALTAGVMTMAYSAYRYWKSKEKE, translated from the coding sequence ATGCTCCCCACCATCCAAAAGCTTGCCCACAAACTTACCCCTCGTCTTGTCGAGATTCGCCGTCATATTCATGCTCACCCCGAGCTTAGTGGCCAAGAATACAAAACGGCCGCCTACGTCTCTGGCGTCCTCTCCTCCTACGGCTATCATGTCCAGGAAATGGTAGGAAAAACGGGCGTAGTTGCTGAGTTAAAGGGTAAAACCGCTCCAGATGACAATGTTCTTGCCATTCGCGCTGATATGGACGCACTGCCTATCCTGGAAAAGGCAGATATTTCCTTTATTTCCAAAAGTCCCGGCATCATGCACGCTTGCGGACACGATGTTCACACTACCGTTGGCCTCGGAACGGCTATGCTGCTCTCTGAGCTGACCGATGCTGGCGATCGCCCGTTCCTTAGCACCACCCGCTTCCTATTTCAACCCGCTGAAGAAACTGCTCAGGGCGCAAAATGGATGATCGCAGATGGAGTGATGAAAGATGTTGCTGCTATTCTGGGTCTCCATACTTTTCCTAGTATTCCCGCAGGCAATATTGGGCTTCGCCAGGGCGCGCTCACTGCCGCCGCTGACGATCTTGAAATTATCATCAAGGGTGAATCTGGTCACGGTGCCCGTCCCCATGAGGCCGTTGATGCTATCTGGATTGCAGCCCAGGTTATCACTCAGCTTCAGCAGTCGATTAGCCGCACTATCAATCCACTTCATCCTGCCGTCATTACTATCGGCCAAATTTCCGGCGGTCGCGCTCCTAATGTCATTGCCGACCAGGTACGATTGACTGGAACCGTGCGATCGCTTCACGCTGATACTCATGCCTTACTCCCTGGCTGGATTACTAACATCGCTAAAGCGATCTGTTCTCTTCACGGCGCTACCTGCACTGTAAAATATACCCGCGGTTGCACCTCCGTGCTTAATGACATAGACCTCACGAATCTAATTGCGGCCTGTGCGACTGAAGCACTCGGGGGTGATCGCATTCAGTGGATACCGGATGCCTCTATGGGCGCAGAAGATTTTGCTAATTTTACTGATATGGTGCCGGGTACTATGTTTCGTCTTGGTGTTGGCTTCCCAGATCGGGACATCAACCATCCGCTTCATCACTCCCAATTTGAGGTTGATGAGAGCGCTTTGACTGCTGGTGTGATGACGATGGCCTATAGTGCTTATCGATATTGGAAAAGCAAAGAAAAGGAATAG
- the glgX gene encoding glycogen debranching protein GlgX has translation MTTQQLQLPGTANHLGATWDGSGTNFALFSENATAVELCFFDEKGEESRYKLAEVYNFVWHGYFPGIRPGQRYGYRVHGPFDPEHGHRFNPNKLLIDPYALAIDGNVTPGQSIFGYEWGDSDEDLSCNSIDSAEAVPKCVVVDTSFDWEGDTHPKTPWNQTIIYEVHVKGFTQRHPKVPKALRGTYAGLGHPAAIKHLKSIGITAVELMPIHHFHATPGYLVSKGLSNYWGYDSLNYFAPHPNYSASGMGGEQVNEFKAMVRSLHAAGIEVILDVVYNHTGEGNHMGPTLSFRGIDNAAYYRLVEGNERYYMDFTGCGNSLRMSHPQVLKLIMDSLRYWVQEMHVDGFRFDLASALARELFEVGTLATFFDIIHQDPVLSRVKLIAEPWDVGDGGYQVGKFPLLWSEWNGKYRDTVRDFWRGEDSALGEFAARLTGSSDLYEHTGRRPHASINFITAHDGFTLRDLVSYNEKHNEANGEDNRDGEDHNRSWNCGAEGTTNEPEIQSLRLQQQRNFLATLMLSQGVPMLLAGDEMGRSQRGNNNTYCHDNELSWLNWELEKDEKELLRYTQKLIKLVKDHPIFRRREWFYGRQIHGSGIRDIGWFNVDGIAMSDEWTAGYVRTLTVFLNGEEIATPDHRGEQVIDDSFLLMFNAHYETLEFSIPERLRDPENADWASRKWRLLIDTKSEGFVKRRKTYKKSDKIPVAARSAIILLSRLDRTI, from the coding sequence ATGACTACTCAACAGTTGCAATTACCGGGTACAGCGAATCATTTGGGAGCTACCTGGGATGGCAGCGGTACAAACTTTGCCCTTTTTTCCGAGAACGCCACCGCAGTAGAACTGTGCTTTTTTGATGAAAAAGGAGAGGAAAGTCGTTACAAACTTGCTGAGGTCTACAACTTTGTCTGGCACGGATACTTTCCAGGGATTAGGCCTGGTCAGCGTTATGGTTACAGGGTTCACGGTCCTTTTGATCCCGAACATGGTCATCGGTTTAATCCCAACAAGCTGCTAATTGATCCTTATGCGCTAGCAATCGATGGCAATGTCACACCAGGACAATCTATCTTTGGCTATGAGTGGGGCGATAGTGATGAGGATCTTAGCTGCAATTCAATAGATAGTGCCGAAGCCGTACCCAAATGTGTCGTGGTTGATACTAGTTTTGACTGGGAAGGAGATACCCATCCGAAGACGCCCTGGAACCAAACCATCATCTACGAAGTGCATGTAAAGGGATTTACTCAACGGCATCCCAAAGTCCCCAAAGCGCTTAGAGGAACTTATGCAGGGTTAGGTCATCCTGCAGCGATCAAGCATCTCAAATCTATCGGCATCACCGCGGTAGAATTGATGCCTATCCATCATTTTCACGCTACCCCTGGCTATCTCGTTAGTAAAGGACTTAGCAACTACTGGGGATATGACTCGTTAAACTACTTTGCCCCACATCCCAACTACAGTGCCTCTGGCATGGGCGGAGAACAGGTAAACGAATTCAAAGCGATGGTGCGTTCCCTACATGCGGCTGGGATTGAAGTGATCCTAGATGTGGTCTATAACCACACAGGTGAAGGCAACCACATGGGACCTACCCTGAGCTTTCGAGGAATTGACAATGCTGCCTACTACCGCCTAGTAGAAGGCAATGAGCGCTACTACATGGATTTCACGGGCTGTGGTAATTCCTTGAGAATGAGCCATCCCCAGGTTTTGAAGCTGATTATGGACAGTCTGCGCTATTGGGTGCAAGAGATGCATGTTGACGGCTTTCGGTTTGATTTAGCCTCTGCATTGGCACGCGAGCTGTTTGAGGTAGGAACGCTAGCAACCTTTTTTGACATCATTCACCAAGACCCAGTGCTCTCTAGGGTGAAGCTAATCGCTGAGCCGTGGGATGTGGGTGATGGAGGCTATCAGGTAGGTAAGTTTCCGCTACTGTGGTCAGAGTGGAACGGTAAGTATCGCGATACCGTACGCGACTTCTGGCGGGGCGAAGATAGCGCATTAGGCGAATTTGCCGCGCGGCTAACGGGTAGCTCTGATCTCTACGAGCATACAGGGCGTCGGCCTCATGCCAGTATCAACTTTATTACAGCGCATGATGGCTTCACGCTACGTGATCTGGTGAGCTACAACGAAAAGCACAACGAAGCGAACGGTGAGGACAATCGTGACGGAGAAGATCACAACCGTTCTTGGAACTGCGGCGCCGAAGGAACAACAAATGAGCCTGAAATTCAAAGTCTACGATTACAGCAACAGCGAAACTTTTTGGCGACGCTAATGCTCTCTCAAGGCGTACCCATGCTGCTAGCTGGGGATGAGATGGGGCGATCGCAGCGTGGCAATAACAACACCTACTGTCACGATAACGAACTCTCTTGGCTAAACTGGGAGCTAGAGAAAGACGAAAAAGAGCTTTTACGCTATACCCAAAAGCTCATCAAGCTTGTAAAAGATCACCCTATCTTCCGTCGCCGGGAATGGTTCTATGGTCGACAGATTCATGGCTCTGGTATTCGTGATATTGGTTGGTTCAATGTAGATGGCATTGCCATGAGCGACGAATGGACCGCGGGATATGTTAGAACCCTTACTGTCTTCTTGAATGGTGAGGAGATTGCCACGCCCGATCATCGCGGTGAGCAGGTGATAGACGATAGCTTTTTGCTAATGTTTAATGCCCACTATGAAACACTAGAATTTTCCATTCCAGAAAGGCTGCGCGATCCAGAAAATGCCGATTGGGCCAGCCGCAAATGGAGGCTGCTAATTGATACTAAATCAGAAGGCTTTGTGAAACGCAGGAAAACCTACAAGAAAAGTGACAAAATTCCAGTAGCGGCTCGCAGTGCGATCATCCTACTAAGCCGCCTAGATCGTACGATATAG
- a CDS encoding DUF1822 family protein gives MTDAFLNSGDCFDDMMPLNTNTVELLDTSIALANQLAQTVTGQSTQPRTEWDATLKALAIAGFEQWLKEGATSLAITHPPINTTSTEPEVDLSADLVVGSYRLCILAMGSLSDDQVEIFLAEADTARADTVIDAIAHLYVMVEVQEEINQVCILAGLRREQLLQRIDIQRLQQAHISAEPLVVPISYFDVEPEQILLYLSCLEPVEVTAEEAIRVAEQVNPIGETLRRPGAIITDNLINTGAWLQGQLDAATELLQWTLLPPLSAAMRPVRESVDTVLQTLATQGIRLPEAARGVCGPISVGACICQLYAWVWPVETADELEWMLFLLLGPQIGETLPMGIQLQVSDRTDVLVREVLAQSSSEAYLYTQVQGSQQEQFKVSVTLPDGLEITLPVFGFETVA, from the coding sequence ATGACAGATGCATTCCTTAATTCGGGCGATTGTTTTGATGACATGATGCCTTTAAACACTAATACCGTAGAACTTTTAGATACTTCAATTGCCTTAGCTAATCAACTCGCACAAACCGTAACTGGGCAAAGTACACAACCTAGAACAGAATGGGATGCAACATTAAAAGCACTGGCGATCGCAGGGTTTGAGCAGTGGTTAAAAGAAGGAGCGACCTCTCTAGCCATTACCCACCCTCCAATTAATACAACATCTACGGAACCAGAAGTTGACCTCTCAGCAGACCTAGTTGTCGGTAGCTACCGACTCTGCATACTGGCTATGGGTAGCCTTAGCGATGATCAAGTTGAGATCTTCTTAGCCGAAGCAGATACAGCTAGAGCAGATACTGTGATAGATGCGATCGCTCACCTATACGTAATGGTTGAAGTCCAAGAAGAAATCAATCAGGTCTGTATATTAGCTGGCTTGAGGCGCGAGCAGCTTTTGCAAAGAATTGATATCCAGAGGCTGCAGCAGGCCCATATCAGTGCAGAACCGTTGGTAGTTCCTATCTCATACTTCGATGTAGAACCCGAACAAATTCTGTTGTATCTAAGCTGCTTAGAACCTGTTGAAGTAACAGCTGAAGAAGCGATTAGAGTAGCAGAACAAGTAAACCCGATTGGTGAAACGCTTAGGCGACCAGGGGCCATAATCACTGACAATCTGATCAACACGGGCGCTTGGCTACAAGGTCAGCTAGATGCCGCAACAGAACTGCTTCAGTGGACACTTCTGCCTCCTTTATCTGCTGCAATGAGACCTGTTAGAGAGTCTGTCGATACCGTTTTACAGACACTCGCTACTCAAGGTATTCGCTTGCCAGAAGCGGCCAGAGGTGTTTGTGGTCCAATATCGGTGGGCGCATGCATTTGTCAACTATATGCCTGGGTATGGCCAGTAGAGACAGCAGATGAGCTAGAATGGATGCTGTTCTTGCTGCTAGGGCCTCAGATAGGCGAGACGCTGCCAATGGGCATTCAACTACAAGTAAGCGATCGCACAGACGTACTTGTTCGAGAAGTGCTCGCTCAATCTTCAAGCGAGGCTTATCTCTACACACAGGTACAAGGAAGTCAGCAAGAACAGTTTAAAGTGAGTGTAACTTTGCCAGATGGCCTGGAAATTACACTGCCTGTTTTTGGGTTTGAAACAGTTGCCTAG